taaTTTGGATTATCCACctaatattctctttattttaagtcttccgctgattgaatgaatgaacggatatGTGATTaggtcaagtggttcgcttgggagccagtaatggtttctaagtgtcggccacgtctagggtaccctcctggggtgTGACACTTTTGTAACACTTCCTaacgatcaaaatctgttcaaatacataattttcATAAGATTACGAATCCAAAGACagccatattgctatatttattttcgaatAAAAAATTAGGTCAAAAGGCATCCCAAGTCATTGAagtaaaatctaaaattttctttccgattatgttcactcatgataaaatggactcacatgtcaaatttcagctaaaacggatcgttattcgaccttcaaatcaagattttatgtgaagaaccctacggtcatattttcttattgacgctttggaatgaaaattcctatttttctcttcccctttatttttcctttcccctttcttttctttcttcctccgtatttttttctcCAGTTTTTGAGTTCATTTTTGCGTCGTTGTTCTCTTTTTctcgttacatctgatggcattaagccattagattatatatatataatttttttcctttttcaaactaattatgtattaaaatttacaaatcctactaacctattttaataaaaaaaaaatggtatagtgtattaaataaattaacactttagcccatcaattaaactaattctctaaaattatccctcaactaattaattaaaattaccaaaaggtccaaaattttcaacttaaatttacgaaaatgatcttctatgaaaggaggagaactcattctcaaaattacctaacggATCATTACATTAAGGGACActcaatatgaattaggcgatctctcatttttcatatatgttagctcacgaattttttggtgatatgactttcggttaatttttttgtaaaatatttacaaaatcatccgtaatgacctaggggaACAGTACATGTAGCTTTGGCATGATCCGCACATTTaaatagcatttaggggccactcaacAAGAATTGagcgattttctcagtttttcgtatTTGTTATCCCATtaaattttggtgatatgacttcttATGCAAAACCTTTATATAACCATCCTTAATGACCTAAGGGAACAGTGCATGTAGTATCGGCATGATCCGTtatatagcatttaggggctagTTAAcaagaattagacgatttttttagttttttgtaTGTATTAGCCTATAAATTTTTGGGATATGCTTTCCGATTAATTTACGGAACCTTTATGGGATCCTTCATAAGTACTCGCAGGAGAGGTACGTGTAGTGTCGTCATTATCAACAacatatttatatcatttaggGGTCACTTAAGCGAAATTAGagaattttttcatttttttgtgtgttagttaGCCTATGAactttttggtgatatgactttcgatcaatCTATTTGTAAAACTTTTGTGGACCCTTCGTAAATGGCGGAGATTATGCCGATGCTACACTTACTCTTTTTCAGGTCATTACGAATGGTTCTATAGAGGTTTGtagaaaaattaattgaaaatcatatcCCTCAAAAACTCATAGGCTAAAATACACGAAATATTGAGAAAATTGCTAATTCTTGTTGAATGGGCCTTAaatgttatataaatgatgCGGAACATGTTGAGGCTAACATACTATTCCCACATATCATTATGGATGGTTCtataaatacaacaacaacaacaacccaatgaaATTCCACAACATGGGATTTGGAGAGGGTACAGtatatgcagaccttactcctaccaaggtaggacgactgtttctgagagaccctcggctcaataaaagcataaaaagaggtcagataaggctaaaaagttcaaagcgatatgggaaagcaaataacgaaagcaacacagataaaatagagtaatcaaaatacaaaaagtaatagataataacagaagtcggagcacaagaaattgtagtgcgctaatgcgcctactaatatgaaagaataacgagactatgtactagccttctaccctaatatgagtCATCTAcatctcctatctaaggtcatgtcctcggtaagatgtaactgcgtcatgtcctgtctgatcacctctccccaatatttcttcgacctacctctacctcttctgaaaccatccatggccaacctctcatacctccgcactggggcatctgtgtctctcctcttcacatgcccaaaccatctcagtcgtatttcccgcatcttttcttccatcgaggccactcctaccttgtcccgaatgaCTGGaagtcatatcatcaaaaaaattatgggctaacacatatgaaaaagtgTGAAAATTACCTAAATCTTATTGAGTGACCCCCTAAATGTATATAAATGGAGCGTATTATGTCGAGGCTACACATACTGTTTCCGCATGTCATTATGAATGGTTTTGTAAAGTTTTTGCATAAAACAATTTGACCAGAATTCatattatcaaataattcatgatataacaaacatgaaaaattgagaaaatagtccaaattcTATTTAGTGACTcctaaattttatataaataagcGGATCATGTTGAGGCTACACATACTATTCTCCCAGATTATTAAGGATGGTTCTATaaatattttgcaaaaaaattaatcgaaagtcatatcaccaaaaaaatcatggtgtaactcacacgaaaaactgaaaaactcgcctaattcctaccgagtgacccctaaatgctatataaatgatgtggTTCATTCTGAGCCTATACATATAGTTCCCCGAACCCTCAAGTTAGTACAGatgattttgtaaaaaaaattgaccggaagctaaattacaaaaaatttatgggctaacacacatgaaaaaaataagaaaattgcctaatttctgttgaaTGACCCTTAAATGTTATATAATTGACGCGGATCATGCTAAGGCTGCACGTACTATTCCCCATGTTCATTACGGATGGTtatgtaaatattttgaaaaacaaattgaccaaaagtcatatcaccaaaatatttatgggctaacacacattaatttgagaaaattgcctaatttttgttGTGTGATCCCTAAATGCCATATAAATTGCGTTAATCATGCCGAGGCACATACTgctccccaggtcattacgaataGTTCTTAaaaaattttgcaaaaaatCACAAAAAGCCATATCACTCAAAAatcatggactaacacacacaaaaaaaagaaaaaatcatcgAATTTCTATTAAGTGGCCCCTAAATACTATATAAATGAAGCAAATCATGTCGAGACTACACGTATTCTTTCTTATCTCATTTCAAATGGTTTTGTAAATGTTTGCAGAAAAATTGACCAgacatcatatcatcaaaaaattcatgggctcaCACACATAAAACActgaaaaattatctaattcttgTTGATGACCCCTAAATGTTAGATAAATGATGTGGATCATGCTGAGGCTACATATATTGTTCCCCCAGATCATTACGGATGATTCTATAAAGGTTTTGTAATAAAATTGATCGGAagccatatcaccaaaaaattcgtggaaaaactaagaaaatcgcctaaattctgttgagtgacccctaaatgctatataAATGGAGCAGATCATGCCGAGACTATACATACTAATCCCCTGGGTCATTACAGATGATTCTACAaaagttttacaaaaaaattgatcacAAGCCATATCATGAAAAAATTTATAGGCtaataaacaagaaaaaaactGCGAAAATCATCCAAATCCTGTTTAGTGGCCCTTAAATGCCTACATAAATGGTGCGGATCATGCCGAGGCTATACGTGTTATTCCCCAAATCATTAAAGATGGTTCCGTAAAGGTTTTAATTGACTGAAAGTTATATCACGAACAAATGCATGTACTATTTTTCCAGATCATTATGGATGATTCTAAAAAGATTTTGTaaaaatattgataaaaaattatataaccAAAAAGTTTATgcactaacacacacgaaaaacataaaaaattgtctaattacTATTCAATGGCTCATAAATGTTATATAAATAACGCAGATCATGTCGAGACTACTTGTTCCTCAAgtcattacaaaaaaaatagtagTACTAAGGGATAATAGTCCGAAAAAGACTCAAACTTTGACGAAATTTTCTGTTACAATATCAAATTTTGGACGGGCCCTATTACCTTCCTGAACTATTTAATAGTgtattttaaaagtatattcGTAGTTGAGTTAATCcaattttttttgggtttgATAATTATTGACATTATTGTTgattttgaagtcaaaattttagatttttcattGACTTCAAGAATATTACAATCAACACAAAATCAAGTTCCATTGACTACAACCATACAAACTGGCAAACATAAACACTTTCAAACTTTCATCAACATAAGAAAATGCTTCAATCAACTATTCTGATCCAAACAACAACACTTTCAAACTTAACTCAAGCACGGATATACTTTTAAAATGCACTATTAAATAATTCAGGAAGATAATAGGGCCCATTCTAAATTTAGTATCGTAACAATAAATTTCgtcaaaatttagatatttttcgGATTATTATCCCAAATACtaattatgtacatatttcaACAAAATCTCCTAGCCCCCACAGCACCATCACATGCCACATGGGCTTTGGTGCTCGAATACTAGTTAGTTTTGAGAATGTTTGTTTTCttacaattattttttcttttatgtatAGTGCAACATTTTATATCATACATGTCCCACTTCGtgtttttatatatttgtgGGAACTTTCCATAGATTCTTTTGTTCGATTGTTAAATGTTAAATCTTTTATATTAATAGAGCATGCAACTATTTAGCACGTATAATGTTATCGAAaagtcaaataaatatatttattatttagtgAATAGAACAAGAATATGAAATGATCATTGATTTGAGGGGAAAAAATAATTGTCCAATGATGCGGTGCAGTAATaagtatttttctatttttaatcaaatattttgaatttaaatttgggATATTAAATCGTCTTTGATAAAGAGTTTATAAACTTTCAAAGTAAAACTTTCGacacaaatataaaattatcgaatctcaaaatatatatatcaaatactaaatgaaagaccaaaataaaaataaaaacaaaggcATGCAACTTGGTACGGTTTATTGTGTTTAAATGCGAGAGATCAAGAAAAAGAATATTCttctaaataaattttattttactgattatctaataataataataacaacgacAACTCAAACCACATAAATAAAGTTGGATAACTCTGGTCATTGCTTTTTCTGATAGATAGAAATGTTCCAAAAGCTTTATCAACAGCTTCTGAATAATTCTTTAGATATGTTAGTCAAAAGTTTAATTTACTTTTTGGCATAAAtcatctcttctttctttctcataCATCATGATGTCTTTCTTAGCtctaataaatcttattttcgTCTCAAATTatctatagtatttttttaattatacatataaaaaaatatcgaATTTGTGGATTCAAAGTTTTGTTTCCTAGTGATTCAAAATTAGGAAAATTACCTGAGATGACAAACATTACTAGTTTATTATTTCATatgggtataattttattttattactattcGTGAGTATATTTTGCTGAGATTTGCTATAATCTGCGTCTGTATAATTCACAGTTTTTGTAtagtgtttgtataattcgctatacaatttgcaGTTTTTGtatagtgtttgtatatttcgctatacaattcgtgtacaacgtttgtataatttacTATACAATTCGCAATGTTtttatatttcgctatacaaataattcgtgggtatagtgtttgtataattcgctatagcTTTTGAATATTTCgctacaacatttgtataatgacaaatttttgtttgtcattataagtaattagaAAAACTATATCCATATGGAATAATTATACTTAAAAGATTTGTCATATATGAAATTTTCCCTTCAAAATTAGACTTGGGGTGATTTATTTGATGGCAAGATCAACGATTCTTTCGTTGTATTAAGGCACATAATGTGTTGTTCTTGCTCTTTGTTTATTCCACGTATGTAAATGGTTGAATCAtttgtaaacaataaattttcgagccgagaaaaataaataattaaaaccgaaaaattggagtaacaaagtgtaatatttgatttcaaaatatagtgcgGGTTACAATCTcgatgataatcctctgattcttcaaataatatgaaacacgttgaacttgaatttgatttagaatcaagggcttgaatagcttgatcttgaatcttcgtcttcaaatttggatttgagttattcgtcacgaacacttgtatggttatgacgaatagtaaatatgaacaagcaacttgatcttgatcttcttgatatttttcttcgttcttgatcttgaacttgaacttgaatttgattacttgaactttataactttgtagagaatttgcggtctttgatccacgagctctcttcttgcttcttgttcttcaaaaacCTCCCctctcagaataatgaggacccctatttatagttgtagggaatggtatgagggtgtgatttgattggttggtttgaactgaccaatcagatttctttggtgaagagttttaatttgattggtcagaacatgtcacatatacacgtgacattattctagtgggtcatttaatttgacttagattgccacataacttcgacacgtggcatgattttagtgacttatgaatttgacttagattgtcacataactttgacacgtggtatgattttagtggcttatttaatttgacttggattaccacataattttggcacatggcatgattctaatggctcatttaatttgacttgaattgccatataaatttgacacgtggtgtgattttaatggctcatttaaattcaatataattcTAATGTTTACATTCTTTTGACAAACAAATATTTCGTTTCAATTCTCttgtttgaaattttgatttcgccattaaaataaaagaatttaattatattaGAAAAGCCCAACTCAATAATGTTTCTCTAAAATTGGCCAAGCAATTTCTTCACCGTATGTGTCAACCCAACCACCCTTACAATAAGggtaataattaataattgtattattatttagtTAATAATTGTACCCCAACTCGATATGTTTTTCTACAATTGGCCATACAGTTTTTTCATCATTATGTTTATTGActcaattaattttatttatttagtggCCCTAAAAAAAATGTCCCCCTTTCCCTTGtctaaatcaataaaaatacaaaattcatGAACAATTATTGTTTATGCACCTTCtcatcaaatcaaatcatttgttGTTCTTTCCAATTTTATccatcataaaaaaaaaaatctaagcCAATTTCGAGGAAAGTTCAAACAGACAAAAGTTATTAGTAATATTTTATAGGATTAccaaagggaaaaagaatttaaaagtaCGAATcagaaattttgagtttgaatCTTAATATGAAATTGATTTTAATAAAGAGGTTTTATCCCTCAACATTGAAATATTTCATTACGAATTTccccatttttttttcttataagctATGGACGATTTAGATTATGGTTTAAAAACTCtaaattaaagattttttttttagcaaactgaaaatcttatgaaaaaaatactCAATGAATCTTTCTCATCTAcaatttttttcagaaaatctCCACGTATTTTGGTACTAACATGCTATAATATGTTAAATTACACCGATAATGCAataaaaatggtaaaaatataaCCATTGAGATTAATGTACCTTACTAtacttgaaaaaaaagaagaagagaagatttGCTATGGTCCAACAATATAATTGGAAACAAACTAGATATGTGTAGCTCATCAATATAAGTTGTGGTGAAATGATCGGAATCTTTTTATCTTAATTAGagttaaatcaaaaaaaatccGTTTGAGCCATTGGGAATGTAGAAAAAATCTTGTTCGAACACGCATAAATGAGCCAGCTTGTAACACGAATACAAATTTAGTCATATCCAGCCCATCAATATGAATCCCAAACACTACGTGAGAGAACCAAAAAACGAAGAACATGTGTACTTTTTTTCTTTGCTTTTTCTATTGTCCTATTATATGTTGAATCTTTGAGCAATGACAATTGCTAAAAGACATTTTCAAAAAAGAACCTTGAGGTGAAATCTCTCTGGACAATGCAATTATTGGTTCATGAGAAAGATcacaaaattaaatttgaatatccaaaaatatgatattttgtcAGCCTTTTTTCACATCAAAAGATAAGAGTAATTTGGCCATCAAAGGCAAATTAAAAGAGGGCTTTATATTATCAACACGAAGAATTACCTTTTATGGTAAGTCAACTTAATATTACAGTGCAAAAATTCAAAACAACATATGTTCCACTTTATGTGAGATGATTAGGAGTATGAGAATTAAATTGTTGAATTTTTGGTGTGAAATCATTGAACGTAGAATTTTATaagagttttttaaaaatatacatatacttaCAAACTATATAAAAGTATATATTATAAGTcataataattaagttaaaagaCATGAAAAAATTGAGGATTAAAAAAAACACTACTTTGACTCTTCAAATAGTAACTCCATCACCTAAAATAGAACGCTAAGGACTATCTATTTCGGTATCTATTACTGGTGAGAGGTGACAAGTATCTCCTGAAATGAATCGACGTGCACGAAAGTTGACGCAAATACCatgattattaaaaaaaaacattttcataTCTCAGTTATTCACTGTGTATCCTAAAGCTTAGAAAGGATATGACAAAAAAAAGCGGAAATAAGAACTGAACATTTTGTTCTCACATGATGTTGAGAATCCATATAGGTTAAAAGATAAAGCTACAAAAGCTTCCTtagccttttttaaaaaatatattttttcttttttttatattttgacttCACTTGGAAAAAAATCAAACTCCGCCGACTGCTTGATGTTTTACCAGTACCACACCTAGTTTTTTTATGGAGTCAGAAAGCTTTGATCAATAGCAATTAATGTGCATTGCAAATTTTATATGTTAGAAATGTGTGTCTGTTCCTCTAAAATATTAAGCTATtagaaagtatttttttattcacttaattatatattcgaCTCATACCCTTTCACGTGTTAACCTGATTCTTTTCATGGCCaaacacatgaaaattctttttaataatGAATATCTATGAGACTCGAACTTTTTCATCTTCTTTGATACCATATTAAAGTATAAAATCATCTCAGTAAAGTTTAAtcttattagaaaaaatatatttttatttactgtttCAAGCAAGTTGCAAACcaaagggaaacttacataaatatacaatattaagaaaatatttaccatctatagcaataaaaaataaattcactgaacacttataatacatttataatacagttttaatacatattgcagagaactatttataaaacatatataatacaagttttatagattgATAATACATTTTTCACAtactttaataaacttataatacattatgagTTCTCTACaatataatacagttttaatacatattgcagagaactatttataaaacatatataatacaagttttatagattgATAATACATTTTTCACAtactttaataaacttataatacattatgagtccgtttggattggctttaagttggtcaaaaccaacttaaagcccctttttagcttttggacgtgtttgtctaatgctgactttaagccataaagttcttaaagtcagacaaaaataaaaaattaggattcctaacttctttttttcaaagtgcttaaagtcattttctttgaccatggaaattacttttatattccttatattttaactaaattctcaaactatctttttttattcttttaaccctaaaattcacattataagcacttttatccaaacactcaactgcttatttataaaaataactttcagcactttaaagttctaaaagcacttcatacataaaagttacttttttaagctcgtccaaacgggctctatgtcaatttcttattacacaaacataatatatattttaaaacacttataatacatttatattatatgcataattcacttttaatacaaatgtatatttatcataatattgctatgtatttctataaattataataaataaaaaatatcgttaaaatcagtaattaattttctaaaaagcactcaattaagtaatttttcccaAACCAAATGTGtacaaaattattttccaaagcCCATTAATTACTCCACTGAAACGGTTTAGCTAATTGGGCCATGGACTGTGATGGCATTTGGGTTCATAATCCTATAAATGCACTTAGCAGGGTAGGGAAGGACACATATAGAGGTAAGGTTCTGTACGCATCCTTCTTCCATATCTTATTTATGGGATTCATTGgatacattattattatttttagggaaacttatataaatatataatattaagaaaatatttatgatttatagcaataaaaaaataaattcactgaatatttataatacagttttaatacatattgcagagaactatttataaaatatatataatacaagttttatagatggataatacatttatcacatactttaatagacttataatacattatgttagtttcttactaaaaaaacataatatatattttaaaatacttataatatatttatattgtatgcttaattcacttttaatacaagtgtagatttatcatagtattgttatatattgctataaatggtaataaataaaaaatatcgctaaaatcagtaattaatttttaaaaaacactcaatcaagtaatttttccttatttttattgTCGTATATTGCTAATTAAATTTTTGTTTGGCCCACGGGCTAACCCAACCTAGCCACACTCAAACCTTATGGATTAACAGACTTACTTGTACTCGAATAAAAAAGCCTTGTCTATAAGGGGATCCAAAAATCTTAACCCAACCTTATTGAATCACGGGCATTGAGCCAAGCTCATATTCACTTCTACATTTCTCTctcataatatttattatttcaatagaagatttagtttgattttttttatgggtTTGCTAATTTAATTTCATTTGAGCCAAGTTTCGAATCAAATGTGTACTTCATGTTTAGAATTATTTTGGAAAGCTCCATTGGGCCATGAGCTGTGATAGCATTTGGGTTCACAACTTGGGCTAGGAAAGCTTTTGATGGACTCTATTTAAGATATAGCTGGAGTTCATTGATTTTTGCAAGTTTAACCACTTGAAAATCAACTTTAGAGGAATATTTTGAACATCATGTAACATTTTGTTTATCGGTGTACAAATTTCTTACACCGTGATGGTAAGAAAACAAACATTCTCAAAATCACAATATTTAGTTAGAATAACAATTGCTCCAAATCATTACGCGCTTTATCAAACACAACGCACAATTCATCATTGGATTAGTGTAAACATCGAGTGTGATAAACCTTCTCCGTCTCTTGTTGTATTATTCATCACAACATCAACTAATAAACTCAAAACATCTCTTTAAGAAGAGGGAATATGTAATACATAGTAGCTTGTGTAACCATTGAATTATAGCTCAATTCATTTATTTCCAAGTCCTTTATGTGGAACATTACTTTTACACTTTACATTTTCATATAtggttcatatatatatatatgggaaaTTCTTGAACCCAacttgaagaattcaagaaccAAAGTGAAATGTTCTTACATTGTTTGCAATGAACACTTTCCACTAGTAGAAAAAGACCTCTTCATACTAATAGGCACATTTTGCAATGAACGTCCAAAGGAAGAACTCTTCATTGCTTTATACAAACTTGAATTTTTATCTCCTCTCTTCGAACTCGAACACCCTTGATCCATTTTCCTCGAATTCATCTCGTTCATCGCGAGGTGAATCACTTGAGCAGCAGAGGAATCCATTGAGACCGATCTTCGTGCTGGCTGCACTTCATTGTTGTTCATTTTCACTCTATGCTGATCAACCAAATCACTAAAAACACGAACCCCTTTCCTCCTTCCATCAAGAAGACGTGGAATTTTCATGGATAGGTCCATCGTTGATCTCCCCTCCTCATCATCAAGATTTTCAACTACTCCACGCCTCGTTTCTTCATTCCCCTCTTCATCCAATTCAAGATTTTCCAACCTATCATTCCCTTCGATCACTTCATTTGGACTAGAATCATCATCACCTACACTCGATACAACTTCCACAACGTGATCCATTCCAGGGGAATTTTCCATATCAGAGACTATAGGAGCACGACACAATGGACAATTCTTGTGTGACCTTAACCAAGTATCAATACAAGGAATATGAAAAGCATGACTACATTTAGGCAACAACCTTAAACTCTCATCTTCCTCAAATTCAGTCAAACAAACAGAACAATCAGTCCCTTCAATCAAAAACTCTTCTTTTTTGAACTTGAACACTGAAATTGAATCAATAACATCTTCTCCAAGTCCCACAGTACGAATATACCAAATTGGATGATCCAAAATTGGCCCCAAATTCTCATCTATAACAAAATCCTCTCTATTTTCATCAAATTGTGAAACATTTCTCCTAATTGATCTTGAATTGGACCTGTTCCTCTTAAGTATAATGATATAACATATGAACACAAAAAAAGCCCCTAAGACACAAAGcattaagataaaataaaagggCATATGATATTTTTCACTTGTGACATGAGGTATAGTAGGAGGAGGAGGGGGAGTAAAAAATGGACCATCACTAGGAACATATACAACAACGTCACCACAATCATTATGACAATCAGATGTTGTACAACTTAAACATTTAACATTTTTTTCTATATCAAATGGAGTTTTTTCTAGCATCTTCCTACCAAAAAAAGCCATCAAATAAAACAAGAGggaagaacaacaacaaaaaaaagaataactACTTTTTTTAAGGTAACAAGAAATCAAGAATATGATATTCCCATTTCTTGAATTCAACAATACcttaaaattttcaagaaactacgatttttttaaaagaaaaaaaccaaGATTCTTATGAcccttttcttggattctataTACAATACATTAAGATTTTCAAGAAACTATGAAAGatgatgaatagagtatcttactggaaaaaacaagaaaattggAATccttttcttggatttttttttcctcACACTGCTACATCTCATGTACACTGAGATTTGCTAAGATTTTCACTTGTTTTTTGTTCTTTTGGTTGAAGATTGAAGTAATTAAGGGGAAATTTACTAGAAATTTCTGTTTTTTGGATTATTTGTGGAAGTCAATGAGGAGTTTTAACGTGCTATACGCGTTAAATACGAATTGTGGGGCCTAACATCACATAAAAGTCCAAGAGATGACTAAAGTGggaaaaaacaacaaaattgATTGAGTCTTTTTTGTGTATATCTTCTTACACCACGCAAGAGTTACTATACC
This Solanum dulcamara chromosome 1, daSolDulc1.2, whole genome shotgun sequence DNA region includes the following protein-coding sequences:
- the LOC129898175 gene encoding RING-H2 finger protein ATL54-like, translated to MAFFGRKMLEKTPFDIEKNVKCLSCTTSDCHNDCGDVVVYVPSDGPFFTPPPPPTIPHVTSEKYHMPFYFILMLCVLGAFFVFICYIIILKRNRSNSRSIRRNVSQFDENREDFVIDENLGPILDHPIWYIRTVGLGEDVIDSISVFKFKKEEFLIEGTDCSVCLTEFEEDESLRLLPKCSHAFHIPCIDTWLRSHKNCPLCRAPIVSDMENSPGMDHVVEVVSSVGDDDSSPNEVIEGNDRLENLELDEEGNEETRRGVVENLDDEEGRSTMDLSMKIPRLLDGRRKGVRVFSDLVDQHRVKMNNNEVQPARRSVSMDSSAAQVIHLAMNEMNSRKMDQGCSSSKRGDKNSSLYKAMKSSSFGRSLQNVPISMKRSFSTSGKCSLQTM